Genomic DNA from Dermacentor variabilis isolate Ectoservices chromosome 6, ASM5094787v1, whole genome shotgun sequence:
GTCAGTCGACGGAGACGAAGAAATCCCAGGATCCTAgtccatatacagcttcgctgtaaaacgtgaGGACACCTATAAGTACTTTTTAGttgtgaatacgaaagcattagtgtccaattgaacgccgctgagcggcccttcaagttatgaactcctcgcgtgcaagcgagcgcgttgagacgcttggccaaggCCTCCTATAGCACAAGTCCGGTGCACGTCAAatacgtgacgtcatgctaccttgacGGACTGGCTTAGAATGTAACGGAGACGcttccgagtaagccgcggtgattttgacgtcaccgctaaCGTCACAccgggcttggcaatgaaaaAATCGGCTCAAATAGCATGACGTAATAAAGCAGAATGCACAAGCCTGCTGTGCATATAAAAGGCGTTGGCTTGGCGcgctttgatttggccttacctaggcgcagttagaacgcaggcgaaaaACTTGCGCGGACagggaacgcgcggataacacaggcttccgagagcgagggtggcgTGGAGTCGCGGCGATTCCCTCTCCCCTCGCGTAACACCTGACGCGCTATCGAcccagcaggtgttccctttcgcccgctctgcttcgtcgaggcaCGTTCGTAACATGACGTCGCGGCCCATTTGAATTTAAGGGCCGTTTTTCGCTTGCCCAGACGACAGACgacggctttttcgctcaatgggcaatttgatgctttcgcatcaataaaaagTCACATTCAGCTTCAGTTAAACCTGTGTCTAGTTTTGGACATAATAGCACCGCTCAGTATTATATCGGATGTTTCTACGAAGACTAAGTAATACGTATGAAAATATCCGTTTTGAAATAAACGGATGGTTCCTTCGGAATCATGCCATTAGTGGTGGCGACCACGGGGTGACGGGTTATACGTGGTAATTAGTCgccaattaacaaaaaaaaagttgctgtttcgtccgaaaggtgaagcatcgattgcgatagcaaattagtagacagctatacgcagTAAGGACAGTacatttatcggccgtataaagttggaaacattcattcactaactgaattaacaagcgtggtgtcatcccggacaagcaaacatgaacacgcccacactcgatgagcgcggacactcgctgtccaaacgctggtgtgggcaagcgcggcagcagcagtagtgagcgaagtgaccttcgtgctgtcttatcgcttcaacgcaagaacggcgagaacacagcgcgcacaatgCCAtcagccgtctgcagatcgctttcaagatacagggTGCAGCCGTGCGAATTGTGCACTTGTCGACGATGTCGAAGCCGCCCCTcgcgctgcctccccactttccttccTATCACGCGCGAGACTGAACGGCGATCGTCAGTTCCACTGGCGCcaggtcgcgaaatacgcagttgctgccggagcacaacgcagCCTCCCTcactacctccccccccccccccccacggcctttcgcgcgatggaagacggcgcgtttgctccctgctttcctccttcgcgcgccagattgagccacgGTCGCCGGCTTCCCTCTcgtgctttcactggcacatacagcatacaacgcgtggcgacggtgttatcacccttggattttatgtggaacatcacggcgaaggcaaaaatgcgcctggagtgtccaaataattgctatcgcaataaaaataacttTTAACCATTTAGTTTCAGCGGACTCATTGTAATTGAGAAATTCAAGCGAGCTTTTGGATCTGGAAAAATCGGATTACCCGCGGAGCTGTGGCACGACGAATTTCGCCTATCAGAGTCCGCGAAACCAATACTGGGAGGTTGCGGCGAGTAAAGCCACGAGAGCAAAGCCGCACCACCcgaggcgacgttctgcttaGGTAACCCACAGGCACGTATCCAGGATAtttattcgggggggggggggggggggggcaacccaaggtaacctttctatgcaaatgaggggggggggtacctttactagtacaaatgtgaataacgcccacaaTTCGCCATAAAAATGCGTAAacacacaaaagagaaatgaaataaggcgtATTTTACTGGTACGcttgtgcgatacacctctcctttacttggaaaacaaagaaccacgccaaatggactcgcacaggaacaacactgccaagaacaagtaaagaagcgaaagtgtaaaataaagattacttaaGTAGAATATAACTTCAAGAACAgtagttggcaacaaaggcacacggaccgcgcggagttgtggtatactccgccagccaatgtcagaagcaaacaaaatcgtcgtgatgcggccttttcaaaacggtgtcgtacttgatacctccggagcgtctgatGTTTTTCAAGTTTTTTCATCGGCGGgaacaatgaggtgtgcaacagacatggacaagaTGTatcgagtctgagcatttcactcttcaaaagtctgctgtgcagttcatttcactgctgaacccgttttactcatgaaacttcactaccaactgaagtgaaacttcacaagaaatagttgtagcgaagcaagcatgttatttcagttcaataatgaattaggcattcgccattccgctataataggcgaggggaaaggtataaaagtacgcgctaataattttatttttgtcggTACCACCCggcttatttgggtaacagaaaatgtttgaagtacgaattatttgcagcctcgcggaggaatagtggctggcggttatgagggcgtgggcgagGCTTCAttagctttagctcaggtgctcctatctaaatacatgtaaaaggagaattcgtttttctcagcaacaactgcaccacatttgacgaggtttgttgcatttaaaagaaaaacttaaactctatTGACTGTTGGTTTCGCATTTTTGCTTtatatcgtcaattttttattaaaaattatcaaaaatcgaaaattttcagaaaacgagatatcaagtttacaactctgtctttcagCAACGATAAATTATagcacaattatgtgaattgcatccaaTAGcgcatttaaagcggacaaaagtgatatgttacatatgaatctcaaaaaatttagtaatatggaaatacaccttttgcagaacccttgtaaacaacgcaacaaattcacataagatgttaaatgatatatcgaatttgtccgctttgaatggtctaatggatgccgtttacagaaccgcgacatctgttcttgatgcagagctatggatttgtaaacttcgtgcttctacttttttcaaACTGTCAGATATTTGAAAAGCTCTTTAACAAAATTCTggcactaaatcgaaattccgcttcaaacagtcactagaatttaaccgtctctctcaaatgcaacaaatttcattaaaatcggtccaggggtaatctcagaaaaacgtttttgcgttttacgtgtagtTGAATAGGCCGCCTtgggagttgggcccgagctaaagcttcctcttaaattgtatccgactatagtagcgtttttcgAATTATCCCTGGAAGAAATATacaaaaatatatatttgcagaacaatcacagatattttggatccctcgtttactgctgtaagaagttaagtgccacaaccgactcttattgttatttggaaagttacgtaacgatgcgtgggcATAGAGAAATAtggcgtggccgccagtcgcatacaaccgcgtatggcgcaggaGGCTGCGACtctacacgtactgcgcccaccgcggaaggttagaaaaacatctacgtaagcacagcagagaagtggcaacgttaagcggctcgaatgataactgtagaagcgtcattcaaaacacacggaattgtcctccacttccggtggcgttctctctacttccttcttaaataataagatgttgatccatgaatattttcataaacaacggttacatttgttaattttcgcttttctttcctgtttggctgttgccttggctctgtcccttagtagatcgcttaatttctcaaatccttgcgactcttgtttccagttggcaattttgcacgaaaagagctgtacaattagggaaaaaccagaagAGCTAACAggcgacagtcatattgcctatgagtttcaAGGTTATTCCAGTGATTGATGATGGATGCTATCTCGCATTATTTTGTTTTCCACCTCATCtaaacccatatcacgggtatatggttccgcggatctgtcagcgtcgcggcgagccgtcactcgagtaaataatgaaacaaaaggaaaagttaaacgcaattggcattttctctggccgcaactcgttccacgtgcatacagaccagctgaccatgaactgaatccctttcctggtttctggatcagtctaaacgtaGAAAGTTGAacttacgaagcaacaacgatgggcgTGACCATTGAATAGACGGTAACAAcagaatgcatctcgagttaatcgcgcgggcaccgaattgatgaggaaactggccatcacatcccaggagacgccgataactaccaccatccaaaaggagggaaaaaggcagcaaaatgttgaccgccgaatagctgtcaagtctcaacattgatttggctgcgctttaggaatgtgtgtgagaaatggtggcgtgggcggggagtgGGGAAGGGAGGGTATGCGTCCTAAttccccttgggtacgtgcctggtcacccagcagcgggcagccaaacgcactggctgcccgctgctgggtgacgtaagcagaacgtcgcctcgagGCGCGGGGCTTTGCGCGCGCGACagcctcccagtttcggtttcgcgctATCTGATCGACGAATTTCGTCATGTCACAATTGGAGGGGTAATCACATTTTTCTAGATTCAAGAGTTGATATGGCTTGTACAGAGAGCTTGCTTCAATTTCCCACTTATGATGGAGCTCGCTGAAACTACAAGTTTAGAAGTTAATTAATGATTTTGTTAATTAGTGACTAATTACCACATATCACCCGTCAACTCGTCGTCGTCACCACTCACGGCATGTCTCAGAAGGAACCGCGCTTGTTTTTTTATTAGCCTCCATAGAAACGCCCTGTATATACTAAAAAGAATAGAGGCTCAACATTCGTTAAAGTTACAAAAAGTATGCAGAAACTCCCTTGGAGTTGTCCAAGTAAGTGTAAGCATACCCCCAATtttcagttggcccactcccaaatttcaagttggcccaccgcaAATTTCAGTTGTcatacccccaaatttaagcTGACTCAACCCCATATTTTAAGTTGGCCCCCTTCCCAATTTCGATCCCGCCCATCCAAATATTTCATTTGACCAACCCCTAAATTTCAGTTGGCTCATCCCAAATTacaagttgacccacccccaaattccCTTTGGCCCCAAGTTTTAAGTTGGCCTACCCCAAATTTCGTTTAGCCCCATGCATTTTCAATGTAGCCCTATGTATCGGTATGCATAAATCTGATCATGTGGGCATTCTCTCTCATCAATATCTTCCGGGCGGTGGGGTTTcaacttttttattgtttataaAGCTACCAATTATCTACATTTATACTATTATAACAATTAACTGCCTTAACTTCACAAATTATGAATTTTGTGCAGATAACGGCGTTACACTTTTTGCGTTACAGACAGATTTTGTTGAGTACTCGCCAAAAAACGCTTACACATTAAAATGAACTTTCTTGGCTACACTGtgttgatgcattgttatactcTTGGTCATGAATAAGTTCACTAGCTGCTATATGCTGATTTCCAGACTCTGGGCATCTTCATGCATTTTGCAATATGTCTATCTTGTATATTAAGATGCACTACACTTCAATCGATTTATCGAAAATACAAATACTGATACCCGTTTTCTTGTATGTATCATATGATACAGATATAAGATACCCAATGAGAGTTTTAGTATAGTAtttaagatacatgtatcttcgatactgcccagcaaTATTTGAATGTATTGTACACCCCTTCATGTGTCTTTAGCATGAGAAAGGAACCAAATGTTACCATACATGTTTGTCTTTTGCTGTCAAATGCCGAAGAAATATTCAAACTAGCGAGATAAAGGTGACCTGCATCATTGCTGTAGTTGCGGTATATCATTTCTGTTACAAACTCATAGCGTCTGCAGTTTGAAATGTGTCCAAAGCACGCTTCAATACCAGCATCATCTACTACACTTTTCACTTCAGGACAACGCATTCCCTGCCAGGATtcaaaaaaagtatttttttaatGGTGTGATGTCGAATATGTGCATGACTCATCTGTGACgagcattttgttttcttttctttggtatTACTTGACCTGtgcttgcgccataaaactgaaATGACAGGAGTGTGCAGTCCTGATAAACAGCGTCACAAACGATGCCCTCATCCTGTGTGGTCTAGAGTTACCATACAGACTCCGTTTCTCTAGTGTGGTCTAAGGTGCCTTGATGCATGCACACTGTTGATGTGCTCATCGAAGCACACTAAGCACATGGAATTAGTTTTCAACATATTTCAAGGCACACCTTCCCTGTCCAAGCTGTAAAATGTGCTGCATGGCGTTCTGCGCATTGCTATAACTTGTGCAATGCGCAGAACGCCATGCAGCACAGGCTAGCCATCGTTTTGATGGGTGAAGCTATCTATGTGAAAAGTGGTCTTGTCATCCCCGGAGGGTTGGTTTTATGTGATTGGTTGAGTGGCATGCCATTGGCAACGGGACGTAATCTAGGAAAATAAGAAACCGATAAGAGAATGTGTGCTGGCATTTAGAGTTAACATCAGTTGATCTTTCACTGAGGTTAATGCAGTGTGcttagttgaaaaaaaaaaagtgctttagGAGCACACCCACGTAGAAGCATTGTGATAATGGCAATAACGATGACAGAATAAGCTATTagtaagtgaaaaaaagaaaaagaatggcgAGCTGGTTCAATATACGTTGGTGCATATTGAATGACGCTAGCATCTCACGCTGAATATTTCTCGATGGAGATATATGAAGCCATGTTTTGGTTCTGCATAGGGGCCTTCCACTCTTCGAGATAGCACTTTACTGGACACTGCTGTGTCTACGCGTCCAAACAGTTGCAAGTTGCAATTGCAAAACATGGAATGAAGCTGGTTCATTTGTGCTTGACTGAACAGCTTCTTGAGGGCCCTTGGATAAGTTTGTATGAGTGACGTTTTCTTGCCTGTGTGACATGGCTGGTGTTGGCTGGCTGGTCATTTAATCCAGCCTATTTTGCTACAGATGTTACAGCCCTGCCATGTACACTGTGTGCCATAATGGAAAGGAACACCAAATTTGCAGTCAATATCCATGTCTTTCTTCATTGTTCCACTCAAATAATAAACATGCAGAGAGATGAGCACTTCATGATGACAGCTACATTTCAGGTGAGCTTCAAATTTAGATCTGCATAGGAACCATTACTTGAACACAGATCAAATGTTCTTTTTATGAACATTAAATTTGCATCTAACAATGGGCTGGTGAAATAAGCAAAGGTAGCACCAAAAAGTGCTAGCAAGGCATGCAGATTCTTCCTTAGCACTGAACAATTAAAAAGACCCCAGTAAAATGCTAGAAGTCAGGTTATTCTCAATACTGTTAGCTTATTtcaatgttttcttttcattctttcttctaaTGCTCACAGCACAAGCAAACACCTGTGACGGAAAGTGAACAAGTACCAACAAACTGGAATAATTTATTGCGCCATGGTTTCACACATACACATTGTCACAAAAGCTGGCAGTAATAAGTTGGACAATGTATCACTCCGTTTTTTAGTAATGAAACACACCCTGCAGCATTCACAGTCCGCACACCTGTGCAAGCCCCAAAGCAAGTCCGCCAAAGTATCAGGAGTATCTGAAGTTTCCTTCCAACAAGGAGCACCAACAGAGCCACACTTGCACATACAAGAAATCACCCAACAGCAATGCCCACATATTGCAAGCCCACACATGTGCACAAAATACACCATCGCACCACATGGAAACATCATACAAATGGTGGCCATTTTCAAGTTTTTCATTTCTCCAAGCAATCATGCGAGCATCCTCTGTCAGCACATTATGAATTTTTGTTTGCACACATTAGGCCGCAAGAAATAAAACAGTCGTTCAGGTTTCAACGCTGTCCTCAGCGTACAACGGCAGACAGCAGAGATGCCCTCCGACCACTAGTCTTGTATATTTGGCTGCACAAGTTGTATAACCGAAGAGTGAAATCTTGTCATATCATTAAATTACCGCTGGGAAGCAGCCATTGAAGACCTGACGATTTACTCTAAGTGCACTTCTCTCACTGGGTCTGCCAATTCATGGCTCACCCAAGTGCCTGTGGGGACAGACTTCTTCATATAGACATGTTTATGCACATCAGCTCAAAGACTGCTGCTTTTGACTGAAGCAGTATTTTATATCCAGTCTGCACATCTGCTGCAGTTTCCACCATGTCGCAGTTTTCACGAAAGGGTAGAAAGCAATGGCAAGAATATGCATGAATAGCAACATATCTATACCGCATCTGCTGACACTGCAGAGCCTTGCAATGTTTTTGCATCTTCTTCCTATGCACTTAGAACGTCAAACAGTACACAGTTTCACTGCCCATACCAATGGCATGTATATTTGGGTGAAACCACGACATTCTTGAAGTAGCAATCCAATGAGTGATAAGCGTGATGTTGTTACTACCTGAAGACCAATTTTTCAACCAAGCTGTGCCAGAAAACATAACTTGCAGGAGTGATGAAAAACAGGCTGTTTGAGTCATAACCAATGCACCTACTACAGGCTCGCATATTTAAGACTATTTGCTAATCACACATAGGAATACAAAGCGTTGCAATTATAACATGTACAAGGCTCACATAAGGCACACAGGAAAAGCTTCAAAGCAAGGCAGCAAACCTGCAAGACATGGCTGCAACACCGGAATAATGTGAAGACATCAGCCTGTAGCTGTTCTTGGCTCCTCCCAGGCATATTATGAGAACATAATCATCTTAAGAGCACCAAGGACTGATCTATGGTACATCATATGCAGGAGCTGCATGTCTTGCAATCCTGATAACGTAACCGAATaccataaattaaaaaaaaaaaaggactgacgATTCACCAAACTTGAGCTATGCCTAACTACAATGGCAAACATCTTGAGGGGCTGATGTCTTAATGAGTTTGCCAGTGTCAAGTTCAGCACAAGCTCGTGCATGTAGTCGTGTATAGGAAGAACATCCTCATGAAAGTTTTCTTTTACTTGTGAATTGTTCCTGACACCACAGAACATCGAGCTTTGCGCACATGGACTAGACACCAGGAAGgcacaacacacaacacagatgCGCATTCCCGTGGTCCCCTGGAAATTGTCAGGAGACGCCACATTCCGAGAATGGTCATTTCTCCCTGCAAAATTTGCTGGAAACGTGTCTTCACAGAGGATGCACAAGAAACTATGGTGCACTGAAGCAGTGCCAAAGTTCCCAGTTGCCAAGGTTGTCCCCAGCTGTAAGTTTCAGCAGGGGATGCCAGGGGTTGAGTTACACAGATCCTCTACATATATAGGAAGCACTTGCACATTACAACGAAAACGATAGACACAATATATATGCTAACTGCAATTTAACTGTGGGTGTAAAAAAACTGTATGGCACAGAATACTACTACAATGACTTACACTGAGCAAATCTCATTCGGCTGTGGCCATCGTATCAACACTTAAGCTTGATTGACTCATTTAGGGTACACTGTCTTGTTGAAGAAACTGACTATATGGCATACAGACCTAGGAAGCCAGAagcaagcactgcaacactttATTCTGACAGCATGATTTTGGACAAAGAAAAAGGCCATGCTGGAACTACAGACAACGGGCTCAGTAGAAATGGCAGTAGTTGACAGTGTGTTTAAAGGCTCCTGAGTTGGGTAAAAGGTTTTGCACTTGGTGATGAGGTGGCTGGCTCACTGCAGTTCGCACTTGGTCAGCAACCGACAACTGTGACACTGATCCAGCACACTCCACATGTGTATGGACAGAAGGCAAGAAGGAAGACTGCTGCACAAGGTCAGCCATACGGGACGCTGCAATGAGTGTGCACCTGCGGAGCAACGTGGGCACGTAGCATGGTTACTTGGCTTTCTTGACGACTGTTCCACGCTGCCAAGCCAGGATGAGCCTCACGCCAAAGTAGAGTGAGAACATATGGGCCTGGAAGGCCACGGTGAGGAAGGCATACCAGAGGACTGCCACGGGGTAACCCTGCCACAACTCAACACCTTCGACGGCATGACCGTGCTGCACAAAGCCGTACATGTCGCGGAAGAAGTAGGCCGCAGCTCCGATCACGGGACACAGCCCCAGGAGGAACGTGCCGGCAACGTACACCTTCATGTTGCTGGCACGATTGCGGCGTACAGCTGTGAGGCCCGGCACTGTGAAGACCAGGCTGGCCAGCCAGACCCACTCCCAAAGCAGAGGCTTCGGTATGTACAGCTCCTCCAGTTCAAGGATGAAGATGTCCAGCCGATCAAGCACGTCCTCGGCTAGCTTGGCGCACATGGCCAGAAACAGGAAGAAGTGCAGCAGCATTGCAGTCTTTAGCCTTGTTTTGTAAATGGCACTGCAAAATACAGGAAATAGTAGAATGTAATACTGCCACGTACGCTCAGAAAAATTGTCAGCAGCACTGTCAAGAGCATTTGTTGGTGACAAGACAACTCTATGAAAGCAAAATCCCATCCTCATAGGAGAGTGCACATCCAGATGCTCTCTGTTTGCTATGAAGCTTTTGTAGTTTTCAGGTCTGTGCCAAACACCCATCAGCACGAAAAACCTGGCAGCAAGAACATTTTGGCACAATTTCTGACCTATCTTTGTATATAGCGGCTTCACCTAGTTGAACAATGAACAGTACATAACATAAAACAGATTTATATAAATAAATGTTAGCATTCAGCTCTTTTTCATACTTCTCTTTAGGATGCGCACTACGTTGCTGCACCTACTGTCCCAAGTGTTGTGCTAGCGCTGCACTTGCAACATTTACAACAATGTTCGAAGTAAACACATTCACCGGGCATATGGCTTTCCACCACCCCTTCGGTTAGAGGCAAACAGGCATTAAGAGCGCGAACTCCGAGTGCAGCCACATTTGCGGTGCTGTCATAAGTACAGATATGACGCTTGCACTTTATACTAAACATTGCAATTTATACAGTTTTATCATAGGATGCTTTCATGAATGCTTTTCAATTAAGCTGATTTTTAGCGGTAAAGAAATAAGTATGTGGGGAAATCCTTTCACGTTACGAAGCGCGCATCCAATCACTGAGACAGACAACATCGCACACGAGGTGCTGAAGCGAAACCAAACTGCGATGTGTCCAAACTGGCGATGGGAATCCTTCTTGGCTAACAAGAAGGAATGTGAAACCAGGTTATCAACTATCTGACGATGGGTCACCGAACGATAAACATCGTAAAATGCTTCGGTGTAATGTTTATCACCTAATTAACAGAGTGCGGAACAGTGTTGAATGCCGAAACCACGTCTGCCACCACTACCACAGTCGCACAAAGTAGTACATGTTCAGTACCCTCGTGACATTGAGGTAGGTATTCGATCTATCATTATTGACCATACGACCGCAGCACTGAGAACTATCTTCAGTGGAACATTCAGTTCGGCGCGCGCCGGCATGAGAAAACCTTGACAGCTGTGAACTCAGTGGTAAGTTTGATCGGTCGCGTGAAAATCCACAGAGGTAAAGTCGATAACCGCAATATGCTTCGTGGCAATGGAATTCGAAGCTGCGTAATACAGCAGCTTTGGCCAGCTTTCTGCTACTGGGAAAACCTCTCCAACGTGATGCCACGTATTGCTTGCCGCGTAGCATAACGTGATCCGTGCACTTGCCAGCAGCCGCAGACGCCCAATATCGCTATATTCCTCTGAAATTAGGCAATACACCGGGTCGTAAACGTTGTTCTATCGCCCAATTCGCTTCGATGCCTTGTTGTAGTAGAAGTTATTCTGGCCGTTCCTAATATTAGCAACGCTTGCTAAGGGTATTTGTTCGAAGACAATTGCTCGGCTAAACAACTAACCTGATCTGGTAGTGCGATGCCACTTTTTGTCGATGGTTGAAATCGCTGCCATCAGTGCCGCTAACGTGAGTGCCACCTCGAGATGCCATGCTTTTCGTTATTCGTCGTACAAAATTTGAGGAATCCTTGATCGAGGTCGGCTAGACGACATCGTCTCTTTGCCGGAAGCTCTGCAGCGCTTCCGGTAGAACGGTATAAAATAGCCATGTAAAATAGCAATAATTGCCTATCAAAATAATTACTGTTGTAATAAGTCGCACAATAAAATTTTGTAGAAACTATTTATTGCGGTTATACCGTTTAATTTTATGTAACACCACCTAGCTACGAAACTGTTCATGGTTGCTCTACGC
This window encodes:
- the jagn gene encoding jagunal, translated to MASRGGTHVSGTDGSDFNHRQKVASHYQISAIYKTRLKTAMLLHFFLFLAMCAKLAEDVLDRLDIFILELEELYIPKPLLWEWVWLASLVFTVPGLTAVRRNRASNMKVYVAGTFLLGLCPVIGAAAYFFRDMYGFVQHGHAVEGVELWQGYPVAVLWYAFLTVAFQAHMFSLYFGVRLILAWQRGTVVKKAK